The following proteins come from a genomic window of Carassius carassius chromosome 10, fCarCar2.1, whole genome shotgun sequence:
- the ift56 gene encoding LOW QUALITY PROTEIN: intraflagellar transport protein 56 (The sequence of the model RefSeq protein was modified relative to this genomic sequence to represent the inferred CDS: inserted 1 base in 1 codon; deleted 2 bases in 1 codon; substituted 1 base at 1 genomic stop codon) — translation MGFHQNLEDVTEDQLSLAHYIHYMRSHYQEAIDIYKRILLQNRDFLALNVYVALCYYKLDYYDMSQEVLAVYLQSIPDSTIALDLKACNHFKLYNGKAAETELKNLIDISSSSFQFAKELIQHNLVVFRGGEGALQVLPPLIDVISEARLNLVIYYLRQDDIQEAYKLIKDLEPTTPQEYILKGVVNAALAQDIGSRDHLKIAQQFFQLVGGXSECDTIPGRQCMASCFFLLKQFEDVLIYLNSVKSYFYNDDTFNFNHAQAKAALGNYREAEEVFLLIQNEKIKNDYVYLSWLACCYIMNQKTRQAWELYLRLETSSDPFSLLQLIANDCYKMGQFCYAARLDXNPEYWEGKRGACVGIFQLILAGRESRETLKEVLPMLRSTGNPQVEYIIRIMKKWAKDNRVAL, via the exons ATGGGTTTCCATCAGAACCTGGAGGACGTGACCGAGGACCAGCTGAGCTTGGCA CACTACATTCACTACATGCGCTCTCATTACCAAGAGGCCATTGATATCTACAAACGCATCTTACTGCAGAACAG AGACTTTCTTGCCCTGAATGTGTATGTGGCTCTGTGTTACTATAAACTGGATTACTATGACATGTCACAGGAAGTGTTGGCTGTGTATCTGCAGAGTATTCCTGACTCTACCATCGCCCTTGACCTCAAAGCCTGCAACCACTTCAAACTCTACAATGGTAAAGCTGCTGAG ACGGAGTTGAAGAACCTGATAGATATCTCTTCCAGCTCGTTTCAGTTTGCTAAAGAGCTCATTCAGCATAATCTGGTTGTGTTTCGTGGGGGTGAGGGGGCCTTGCAGGTTTTACCTCCTCTGATTGACGTCATATCAGAGGCCAGACTCAATCTTGTCATCTACTATCTCAGACAAG ATGACATTCAGGAGGCCTACAAACTCATCAAAGACCTTGAGCCCACCACACCCCAG GAATATATTCTAAAGGGGGTGGTGAATGCTGCTTTGGCACAAGATATTGGATCG AGGGACCATTTAAAAATCGCCCAGCAGTTCTTCCAGTTGGTTGGAG TCAGTGAATGCG ACACAATACCGGGCAGGCAGTGTATGGCTTCTTGTTTCTTCCTGCTGAAACAGTTTGAGGATGTGCTTATATATCTCAACTCAGTCAAG AGTTACTTCTACAACGACGACACATTCAACTTTAACCACGCTCAGGCCAAGGCTGCCCTTGGAAACTACAGGGAGGCTGAAGAG GTGTTCCTGCTCATCCAGAATGAGAAGATCAAGAATGATTACGTTTACCTGAGCTGGTTGGCATGCTGCT ACATCATGAATCAGAAGACTCGACAGGCCTGGGAGCTCTATCTGAGACTGGAAACCTCATCTGATCCTTTCAGCCTCCTTCAGCTCATCGCAAACGACTGCTACAAG ATGGGACAGTTCTGTTATGCAGCTAGACTGGATTAAAACCCTGAGTACTGGGAGGGGAAGCGTGGAGCATGTGTCGGGATCTTCCAGCTCATTCTGGCAGGCCGAGAGTCCAG agagACACTGAAGGAGGTTTTGCCGATGTTGAGGAGCACTGGCAACCCACAAGTTGAGTACATCATCCGCATCATGAAGAAATGGGCCAAAGACAACAGAGTGGCTCTCTGA